The sequence GGCGTGCCCGCGCGATGACGCGTTACACGCCGATCATCATCACCAGCGCCCGTTCGAGCGAGGTGCACCGGATTCTCGGCCTGGAACTGGGCGCCGACGACTACCTCGCCAAACCGTTCTCGGTGCTCGAACTGGTGGCGCGCGTAAAGGCCTTGCTGCGGCGCGTCGAAGCAATGGCGAAAGATTCGCGCATCGACGCGGGCAGCTTGCAGATCGCCGGCCTGACGATCGATCCGCTGACGCGCGAGGCGCGCGTCGACGGCAAGCCGATCGAATTGACGCCGCGCGAGTTCGACCTGCTGTATTACTTCGCGCAGCATCCCGGCAAGGTGTTCTCGCGAATGGACCTGCTCAATGCCATCTGGGGCTATCAGCACGAGGGTTACGAACACACCGTGAATACCCACATCAACCGGCTGCGCGCGAAGATCGAAGCCGATCCGGCGCAGCCCGAACGCATCATGACCGTGTGGGGCCGCGGCTACAAACTCGCGGCGCCGGGCGAGTGGCCCGCGCCCGCACCATCACGAACGGACACGCCGTGAATCTGACACTCACCCAACGGCTCGCCATCGTTTTCTCCGCGCTGCTGCTTGCATGCTGCGGGGCGTCGGCGTGGCTGCAGATCCGCTCGAGCGATCTGCATGAGAAGGAGGTCGTGCAGAGCCTGTCGAAGAGTCTCGCCGACCATATCGCGCACCGCGCCACGCTGATGGACGCGAACGGTTTGCGGCCCGACGCCGTGCGGCAATTGTTCGGTCAGTTGATGGCGGTGAACCCGAGCGTCGAGGTGTATCTGCTCGACAACGCCGGCAATATCAAAGGCGACGATGCGCCCGTGGGCCACGTCAAGCGTGAACGCGTGGATCTCACGCCGATCCGGCAATTCATCGCGGGCGACGCGCTGCCGATTCTCGGCGACGATCCGCGCAGCGTCGACGGTAGAAAGGTGTTTAGCGCCGCGCCGCTGCAATTGAGCGGTCAGCAACCGTCCGGCTATATCTACGTGGTGCTGCTCGGCGAAGAACACGACGCGCTGGCCGCGCGCGTGGCCGCCAGCTCCGTGTTGCGCAATACGTTGTGGTCGATGGCGCTGGTCGCGCTGCTGGGTCTGCTGGCGGGTCTGACGGCGTTCGGTCTGATCACGCGGCCGCTGCGCCGCCTCACCGAAGCCATGCGCCGCTTCGACGCGGACGGCGAACCGGATACGCAGCCGCACGTGCCGCGTTCGTCACCGGCGGGACGGCGCGACGAAATCGCCGTGCTCGAAGCCACCTTCGCGCAGATGGCGGATCGCATCGGCGAGCAGTGGCGTGCGCTGACGCGCCAGGATCAGCAGCGGCGTGAACTGATCGCGAATATTTCGCATGACCTGCGCACGCCGCTGACGTCGCTGCACGGCTATCTGGAGACGCTGTCGCTGAAGTCCGATACGCTCGGCGAAACGGAACGCAAACGCTATCTGGCGATCGCGCTCGCGCAAAGCGTGAAGGTCGGGCGGCTCGCGCAGTCGTTATTCGAACTGGCGCGGCTCGAACACGGCAACGTGCAACTCACGCTCGAACAGTTCTCGCTGGTCGATCTGGTGCAGGACGTGTTCCAGAAATTCGAGTTGTCGGCCGAGGCGCGGCAGATCCAGTTGCGCGCGGACATTCCCGCGCGCTTGCCGGCCATCTGCGCCGATCTGGGGATGATCGAGCGCGTGCTGACGAACCTGCTCGACAACGCGATTCGCCACACGCCCGCGCACGGTAGCGTCGACATCGTGCTCGCGCATAAGGACGGCAAGGTGGCGGTTACGCTTAGCGATACCGGTCCCGGCATTCCCGTCGAACAGCGCGACGCGCTGTTCGAACGGCCGTTCAACGCCGGTGGTGCGCATCAGGGCGGTGGACTCGGTTTGTTGATCGTCAGACGCATGCTGGAGCTGCATCACAGCCGCATCCGTTTGCTCGATCAGCCGACAACGGGCACGACGTTCTATTTCGAGCTGCCCACGGCGGCCAGCGTGCCGACGACGCTCGCAGTCTGACAAGGCGTTTCGTCAGTGCATCAGCGCACGACGCACCCTGCGCGGATTCACACGCTTTAGACCAGCAAATCCTCGTAGAACGCGCCGAACGGCCGCGTCGGATGAGCCAGTTGAATTTCGAGGATCCATAGCCCGGCGTCGGGACACTCAGCGAAGTCGCCAAGGTTACCGGCTTTGTAAATCGCATGCGGGAAGTCGCACACACGGTGCCCTTTGATATCCAGATTCAGCCGCCAGCCGAGCGCCTCGGCGCGCTGCGCCGCGAAGTCGTACAGTGCCGCGCCACTCGCGCGAGTCGAACGCCAGTGATGCTCGACTTCGTCGAATAGCGTTTTCGCCGCGTCGGCGCACGCGTTCATTTCCGTGTCGTTGCCGACCACGAAAGTCGCGCCCGCGTCGCCTTCATGGCCGTCCCACACCACGCCCAGATCGACGAAGAAAATATCGTCTTCCGCGAGTCGCGGGTCGCCGTCCGAGCGTTCCTTGAACATCTTCAACGTGTTCGCGCCGAAACGCACCAGCACGGGATGCCAGATCCGGTCCATGCCCAGTTCGCTCAACACGGTCTTGCATTCGGCCGTCGCTTCCGATTCGAGCATGCCCGGCCGCACCCGCTGCGCGAACTGGTCCATGACCTCCCACGTTTTGCGCTGCGCGTATTTCATCGACTCGAGTACGTACTTGCTGCCGACGGCCTGCTTTGCTGCTGTGTCCATCCGCTCTCTCCGGTTATATCCTTACGAATATAGCGAGAGGCCCGCGCGATGTCCACGTCCGTCTTCATCACGGTAAGATTGCTGTCCCACCCGATGACCGACGTCGCACGACGCCCACGCCCGCCATGACCTTTTCCGAAAAGCTCTTTTCCTACGGCACGCTGCAACTCGAAGCGGTGCAGTTAGCCACCTTCAGCCGCAAGCTCGACGGTCAGGCTGACGACATGCCCGGCTTCTCGATGACTCTACTGAAGATCGAAGACGCCAGCGTGGTCGCGACCAGCGGCAAAACGCATCACCCGGTGGTGAGCTACAGCGGCAATCCCGCGGACAAGGTGAGGGGCACCGTCTTTTCGATCACGCCCGAAGAACTGGCGCAGGCGGATGCCTACGAAGTTTCGGACTATCGCCGCGACCGGGTGACGCTGGCGTCGGGTGTGTCGGCGTGGGTTTATGTCGCGAACCATTCACCCGTGCCGCCAGCGGCGAAGTGAGCGCGCATTCAGATTCATTCAGCGCGCCCCGCCTCTGCTTGCAGCCGAGAACCTTTACGCCGGCAGTTCTCGCGTCGAGCAATGCACGCCACCGCCGCCCGATGCAATGCCGAGAATATCCACCTGCACGATCGTGCGCGATCCGGCGTACGGACGAATAGTCGCGACCGCAGCCGCGTCCGCTGCGACGTCGTTGAATTTCGGCACGATGATCGCGCCGTTGCATTTGTAGAAGTTGATATAGCCGGCGGCAAAGTTCGTCATCTGTTTGTCGCTCAGCGTCACGCCGTTCGAGGTGCCGTAGTTGGTCGGCGCATTCAGCGGGATCAACGTGAGCGGCCGCCCTTTCGCGTCCGTTTGGCCCGCCAGGTTCCGGTAGTTGGCGGCCATCAGCGCCTGTTCTGCCGTCGAGTTGGCAGGATCGGCCGCGTACGCGACCACGCCCGGCGCGAGGAATTTCGCGTAGAAATCGACGTGTCCGTTCGTGATGTCGGTTTCATTCGCCGGCGTTGCGGCGCCGCCTTGCGCGCCCACGCCCGCGCCGCGCGGATAGGTCGCCGTGCCCGGAATCCAGATGATCTTCTGCACGCCCAGCGTGCGTTGCAATTCAGCCAGCACGGTGGCTTTCGCGGTCGGCAACAGGGTCGCGTTAGCCATCACGCCATTCGGAATCGCGAAGAGTTGCGGGTTGCGATTGACGTGCAGTACCGCGGATTCCGTGAGAATCGCCGTAGCCTCGCCGTCGAATTCGATCGCGCCGCCTTCGAGCGTCAACGTGCTTTGAAGCAATTTCGCGTTGTTCGTCTGCGCCATCCACGCAGCGAGCGTGTGATCGTTCGCGAACGGCTGGAAGAATTTTCCCGCCTTCGATTTGTTGCTGCTTGCCGCGATCGAGGCCGGCACCGTCATCCCCGGGTTGAGGTTCGTGCTGTCCGTATTCGCGTTGCCCCAGCCGTTGAAGTTGAAGCTCACCGCGCACAAGGCATTGGCATTGCTCGTGTCCTTGACGAAAACGCAGCCGGTATCACGCGTCCAGAGATCGTTGAAGCCATTGGCGAGCACGACCAGCTTGACGCCGCCCACGCCGGCGCCGCGCGCCAGGTAGTTCGCGTGGAGCGTCGGATTCGCGCCGCTCGCCGTCGCCAGCAAGGTCTGCGCAATGCTCAGGTCGACCGGCAACACCAGCAGGTTGACCGCTTCATACGTGCCGATTGCTTTCGCTACGTCCATCAGATCGGCGCGCACCCGGTCGATGCCCGCGTCGGTGCTCTGCGCGGTGAGCGGCGCCCAGATGCCGTCGGCACCCGAGGCGAACGCCATATACGTCGCCGTATGGGGTGAGTCCTCGCCCGGCATCAGATACGGCATTTGACTGGCTGTCGGCGGGTTACGCGAGGAGGTCGACGAAGGCGTCGATCCCGACGAAGCGGGAGCCGATGCATCGCCGCCACTGCCGCCGCCGCAAGCCGCCAGCGTGCCGACCAGCGAGAAGCCCAACAACGACGCGGAACCTTGAATAAAACGGCGACGCGTCAACGGCGTCCGCTGAACCGTTGCGTTCAACGCCGGATTGCGTTTGCTTTTTGCCATGACTCTTTACCTGTTACTACTCGCGGCTTTCCATCAACGACGCGGCAATGTTTCGCTCGCGCGAAACGACCGCCGACAGTCCGCCCTGCCAGGACGTGAGTCCACGGCATACGGTCAATCGTGAGGAAAGCCAGATCAATGAACGGTCGAAGAATTCGACCACGAAGACGATCGCGAACGCGCCGCGCTTGCGCGGCGGCTCGCGAATCCAATCAGCCGGGTTGCTGCTGCGTAGTGCAGTGAATGCCCCCGCCGCCTGCCGCCACGCCGTCGATATCGAGTTGAATCACGTCCCGTCCGGGAAACAGATCGACGAGAATATCGCGCGTATTGCGGTCTGCTTTGCCGTCGCCGAACTGCGGTGCGATCACCGCGTGATTGCACACGTAGAAGTTGATGTACCCGGCCGCGAACTGATCGTTCTCATACTTGCGGCGCACGGTGGACGGTCCCGGCAGCACCACCACTTTCAACGCGCGGCCCTTAGCGTCGGTGGACTTGCGCAGGATCTCCAGATTGCGTTTCGTCACCGCGTGATCGTATGAAGACGGATCCGGATCGAGCCCGGCCACCACGACACCGGGGCTCGTAAAGCGCGCGTAGAAGTCGGTGTGGCCGTCGGTAATATCCTTGCCCGCAATGCCGGGCAGCCAGATGATTTTCTTCACGCCAAGCAGCCGCGACAATTCCGCCTCGCACTGCGCCTTGCTAACGCCCGGGTTGCGGTTGGCGTTGAGCACGCAGCTCTCGGTGATGATGGCCGTGCCCTCGCCGTCCACTTCGATACCGCCACCCTCCAGCACCAGGCGCGTCTCGACAAACTGCGCGCCGGTGCGGTGCGCGACGAGCTTCGCGACTTCCGCGTCCTGCTCGTGTTCCTGCTTATTGCCCCAACCGTTGAAGTTGAAGCCCACCGCGCCGAGCTGCCCCGTTGCGCTCTTGACGAACACCGGACCGGTATCGCGCATCCACAAATCGTCGATGCCTTGCGGCACCAGTTCGACCGACGCGCCGCACAGGCGCGCGGCGATCTCGTGGTCTTCCTCGCGCACCAGCATTTTCACCGGCTCGTGCGCCGCGATGGCTTTGGCGATGCCCGCCAGGTTCTCTCTCACCACGGGCAGCAGTTTGCCGCCCCAGATGTCCTCGCTGGGACCGAACGCCATCCAGGTCGCGGCATGCGGGCCGCCTTCGTCTGGCATATGCCAGCCGTCGCTCTGCGCGAACGCGAGCTGGTTGAAGCCGCTACCCAGCGCGCCGGTGATCAGCGCGCCGCTCGAGGCCAACAGCCCCCGTTTCAGAAAATGACGTCTTGTCGTCATGTCAAACACCTCATGCAAATCGGTAAAACGTGATGCGCCGCCCGAAGAACGTCAGGGCTTGCTGGCTTTCAGGCCAAGCCAGATTCTGCCTTCCAGGCGCGCGGTGGCAGGGGATTCGACCACCGGCGTAAACAACGTCTGCTTCTTCTGCTCACTCGGATAGATACTCGGATTATTCACCAGTGTCGGGTCCATCAATTTCAGCGCGCCGAGGTTCGCATTCGCGTAACGCGTCGCATTGGAAATTTTCGCCACGACGTCGGGCCGCAAGATGTAGTTGATAAACGCCTGCGCGTTCTCCGGATGCTTCGCGGTCTTCGGAATCACCATGCCGTCGAACCACATCAAACTGCCCACGCTCGGAATGTCGTAGACGATGTCGCGTTTGCGGTCCAGCTCGCGCGCCCTCTGCGCGGCCAGGTTGATCGCGCCGGAGTAACCCACCATCACGCACAGCTCACCGTCGATCAACTCGTTGGCATTCGCCGAATCGACGAACAGACGAATCGACGGGCGCACTTTCAGCAGCATGGTCTGCGCGACGGCATAGTCTTGCGCGGTCGGATTCACCGGATCGCGGCCCACGTAGCGCAGCGCCAGCGGCAGCACCGTGCTCGCGGAGTCCTGCAGGCCGATACCGCAATGCGCGGCGATCCGCGACGCGATCGCCGGATTGAACACAAGGTCCATGCTATCGGCCGGCATGTCCTTGCCGAGAATGGCGCTGACCTTCGCGCGGTCATAACCCACGCCTACTGTCCCCCACATATACGGCACGCCGTACTGATTGCCGGGATCGGACTGCGCCATCAGTTTCAACAACGCGGGGTCCAGATACTTCAGGTTCGGCAGCTTGCTTTTGTCGAGCTTGCGAAATGCGCCGGCCTGAATCTGCTTCGCCATGAAGTCGTTAGTCGGCCAGACCAGGTCGTAGCCGCTGTCGCCGGTCAGCAACTTGGACTGCAAGGTTTCGTCGCTGTCGTACGCGTCATAACGAACCTTGATGCCGGTTTCCTTCTGGAACTCAGACAAGGTGTCGGGGGCGAAATAATCGCTCCAGTTGTACAGGTTCAGTACTTTCTCTTCCTCGGCGTGTGCTTGGGTCGCCAGCAAACAGAGAGAAAGTCCGAGACCGGCGAAGGCCGGAAGCCAATGCTGTTTCATCAACGGTTCCTTAGCGATAGCAGGACGATGCGCCGTCGCTCGTCAGCAGTGTGCGATACATCTCCGGGCGGCGATCGCGGAAGAAGCCCCACGACTGTCTGTCCGCCCGAATCGCGTCGAGATCGAACGTGTGCAGAAGAATCGTTTCGTCCGTGCGATTGGCTTCGGCCAGTTTTGCGCCGGTGTGATCCGCGATAAAACTCGAGCCGTAAAACACGCCGGCCAGTCCCTGCTGTTGCGGATTGCCGTTGCCGAAACCGACCTCGCGGCCAATCCGGTTGGCCGCCACTACTGGCACCATGTTCGCTGCCGCATGGCCTTGCATGGTGTGTTGCCAATGCGCCGCCGAATCGAAATCGCCGCTGAACGGCTCGGAACCGATGATGGTCGGAAAGCACAGGATTTCCGCGCCCATCAGCGCGAGGCTACGCGCGGTTTCCGGATACCACTGGTCCCAGCAGATGCCAATGCCGATCTTGCCGAAGCGCGTGTCCCACACCTTGAAGCCGGTGTCGCCCGGCGTGAAATAGAACTTCTCGGTATAGCCGGGGCCGTCCGGAATGTGCGTCTTGCGATACACGCCGAGCACCGTGCCGTCGGCATCGGCAACAGCGACCGAGTTGTAGGCGGCGTTGCCGGCCCGCTCGAAGAAACCGATCGGCAGCACGATGCCCAACTCGCCCGCGAGTTTCGCGAAACGCGCAATCCGCGGATTACCTTCGAACGGCTCGGCCAGCTCCAGATGCTTCACGTTCTGATCCAGACAGAAGTACGGCATCATGAAAAGCTCGGGGCACAGCACCAGATTCGCACCCTGCGCGGCGGCGGCACGGATCAAACGTTCCGCCGTCGCCATGTTGTCTTCAAAGGTCCAACTGCCCGATGCCATTTGCACCGACGCTACGGTGATGTTTCGCGACGCCATATGAGTTCCTTCAATCGGTTTCGGTCTGGATCAAACAACGGTAACGGCAGGTTGCTGCTGCGTCGAGCAATGAATGCTGCCGCCACCGATCGACAAGGTGGGAATCGGCAGCAACTCCACGCGTCGCTCGGGAAATGCCTGCGCGAAGACTTCGCGCGCGGCCTGATCCTGCTCGACGCCGAACGCGGTCGAGATCACCGCGCCGTTGACCAGAATGTAGTTCGCGTAGCAATCGCAGTAGCGCTCGGAGCCATAACGTTCGCTGACGATCGGCGACGGCAGATCGATCAGTTCGAAGCGGCGGCCGGCGGCGTCGGTGGCGAGTTCCAGCGCGCGGCGATTCTCGCGCATCACCTGAAAGTAATCGCCCTGCACCGGACTCGCCGATTGGCACAGCATCTTGCCCGGCGCGATGAACGACGCAATGCCGTCCACGTGCCCATTGGTTTCCACTTCGTCCGGATTGCCCGGCAGCCAGATAATTTTTTCAACGCCCAGCATGCGCTTGAGTTCGGCCTCGATCTCAGCGCGGCTCATGTGCGGATTGCGGTTCGGATGCAGCAGGCAGCTTTCCGTGGTGACCAGCGTGCCCTGACCGTCCACGTAAAAAGCGCCGCCTTCCAGCACCATGTGCGAGTTGAAGATCTGCGCACCGGCCGCGCGGGCGATGTCTTGCGCCACCTGCTGGCAACCGTCGTAAGGCTGGTATTTCTCGCCCCAGCAATTGAAGCGGAACGCGGCGGCGCCCAGGTGGCCGTGCTCGCCTACCAGGAAAATCGGCCCGCAATCGCGCAACCAGTTGTCTTCCGCGGCGACGGCGAGCACCTCGACCGTGCTGCCGAGCAACTCGCGCGCGGCATTCGCCTCGCTATGAAGCGCGGTCACCACGCAACGCTGATAGCGGGCAATCGTCTGCGCGACTAGCGCGAACTCCCGGCAAACCTTCAGGTAGTGACTGCCCCACAGGTCTTCGCGGCCGTCCAGAATCGGCCAGCCCAACCAGGTGGTATGCATCGTTTCCCATTCAGCGGGCATCCGGTAGCCGTCTCGGCGAGCGTCAAAGCGACTCATCCTGCTATCTCCGTCGTTAAGTGGTGAGCCATTGTGATACGGGTTACACTTGATGAAAAATGATCTTTCTTGCCCGTATCAATCAACTTTTCTCATATCTCCATGCAACGTGTTCCGTCCCTGAAGTTGCTGATGGGCTTCGAAGCCGCCGCGCGGCTGGGCAATTTCTCGCGCGCGGCAGACGAACTGCATCTGTCGCAATCGGCGATCAGCCATCAGATCCAGCAACTGGAAGAACAGTTGGGGCAGCCGCTGTTTCGCCGGATCGGGCGTGGTGTGGAATTGACGGTGGCGGGCGAGGTGCTGCAGCGAAGCGTGCAACGTTCGATGGAAACGCTGCGCAGCGGGCTCGGCCGCATCGCCACCTATCTGGACCCTGGACTGGTCGTGCTGGTGTGTCCCGCGCCGGTGCTGCACGGCTGGCTGCAACCGCGCCTCGAACAGTTGCAACAGGTGCTCCCGGATCTGTGCCCGCTGCTCTCCACGGACGAAAGCGCGCGTTACGTCGATGAGATCGACGTCGATCTGACGATCGGCGCGCGGCCTATGCAGCAGGCCGGCCTGCTCGAAGTGCCTTTCCTCCAGGACGAATGGGTGACCGTCTGCGCCACGGAACTGGCGGCGAAACTCGCACGCGTGCCGCGCGCCAAGCATCATCTGCATACGGGCCTGATCTGCCTGGAAGAAAACCTCACCAGCGAGAGCACGGGGCCGATTTTTCGCGGGCAGTTGGCGGCGTTTCGCATGAACGCGATCTACGACGATCAGCGTCTGGTGCTGGATGCCGTATTGCGGGGGCGCGGCATTGCCTGCCTGTCGCGGCTGGTCGCGCAAGGCAGCATCGATCAGGGCGCGTTGACCGTGCTCGCCGATTAC is a genomic window of Paraburkholderia bryophila containing:
- a CDS encoding response regulator transcription factor produces the protein MDHPKRILIVEDDVDIANVLSLHLRDERYEVVHSADGNEGLRLLEQGGWDALILDLMLPGVDGLEICRRARAMTRYTPIIITSARSSEVHRILGLELGADDYLAKPFSVLELVARVKALLRRVEAMAKDSRIDAGSLQIAGLTIDPLTREARVDGKPIELTPREFDLLYYFAQHPGKVFSRMDLLNAIWGYQHEGYEHTVNTHINRLRAKIEADPAQPERIMTVWGRGYKLAAPGEWPAPAPSRTDTP
- a CDS encoding sensor histidine kinase, with protein sequence MNLTLTQRLAIVFSALLLACCGASAWLQIRSSDLHEKEVVQSLSKSLADHIAHRATLMDANGLRPDAVRQLFGQLMAVNPSVEVYLLDNAGNIKGDDAPVGHVKRERVDLTPIRQFIAGDALPILGDDPRSVDGRKVFSAAPLQLSGQQPSGYIYVVLLGEEHDALAARVAASSVLRNTLWSMALVALLGLLAGLTAFGLITRPLRRLTEAMRRFDADGEPDTQPHVPRSSPAGRRDEIAVLEATFAQMADRIGEQWRALTRQDQQRRELIANISHDLRTPLTSLHGYLETLSLKSDTLGETERKRYLAIALAQSVKVGRLAQSLFELARLEHGNVQLTLEQFSLVDLVQDVFQKFELSAEARQIQLRADIPARLPAICADLGMIERVLTNLLDNAIRHTPAHGSVDIVLAHKDGKVAVTLSDTGPGIPVEQRDALFERPFNAGGAHQGGGLGLLIVRRMLELHHSRIRLLDQPTTGTTFYFELPTAASVPTTLAV
- a CDS encoding M24 family metallopeptidase, producing MDTAAKQAVGSKYVLESMKYAQRKTWEVMDQFAQRVRPGMLESEATAECKTVLSELGMDRIWHPVLVRFGANTLKMFKERSDGDPRLAEDDIFFVDLGVVWDGHEGDAGATFVVGNDTEMNACADAAKTLFDEVEHHWRSTRASGAALYDFAAQRAEALGWRLNLDIKGHRVCDFPHAIYKAGNLGDFAECPDAGLWILEIQLAHPTRPFGAFYEDLLV
- a CDS encoding gamma-glutamylcyclotransferase family protein, which produces MTFSEKLFSYGTLQLEAVQLATFSRKLDGQADDMPGFSMTLLKIEDASVVATSGKTHHPVVSYSGNPADKVRGTVFSITPEELAQADAYEVSDYRRDRVTLASGVSAWVYVANHSPVPPAAK
- a CDS encoding agmatine deiminase family protein — protein: MAKSKRNPALNATVQRTPLTRRRFIQGSASLLGFSLVGTLAACGGGSGGDASAPASSGSTPSSTSSRNPPTASQMPYLMPGEDSPHTATYMAFASGADGIWAPLTAQSTDAGIDRVRADLMDVAKAIGTYEAVNLLVLPVDLSIAQTLLATASGANPTLHANYLARGAGVGGVKLVVLANGFNDLWTRDTGCVFVKDTSNANALCAVSFNFNGWGNANTDSTNLNPGMTVPASIAASSNKSKAGKFFQPFANDHTLAAWMAQTNNAKLLQSTLTLEGGAIEFDGEATAILTESAVLHVNRNPQLFAIPNGVMANATLLPTAKATVLAELQRTLGVQKIIWIPGTATYPRGAGVGAQGGAATPANETDITNGHVDFYAKFLAPGVVAYAADPANSTAEQALMAANYRNLAGQTDAKGRPLTLIPLNAPTNYGTSNGVTLSDKQMTNFAAGYINFYKCNGAIIVPKFNDVAADAAAVATIRPYAGSRTIVQVDILGIASGGGGVHCSTRELPA
- a CDS encoding agmatine deiminase family protein, producing the protein MTTRRHFLKRGLLASSGALITGALGSGFNQLAFAQSDGWHMPDEGGPHAATWMAFGPSEDIWGGKLLPVVRENLAGIAKAIAAHEPVKMLVREEDHEIAARLCGASVELVPQGIDDLWMRDTGPVFVKSATGQLGAVGFNFNGWGNKQEHEQDAEVAKLVAHRTGAQFVETRLVLEGGGIEVDGEGTAIITESCVLNANRNPGVSKAQCEAELSRLLGVKKIIWLPGIAGKDITDGHTDFYARFTSPGVVVAGLDPDPSSYDHAVTKRNLEILRKSTDAKGRALKVVVLPGPSTVRRKYENDQFAAGYINFYVCNHAVIAPQFGDGKADRNTRDILVDLFPGRDVIQLDIDGVAAGGGGIHCTTQQQPG
- a CDS encoding polyamine ABC transporter substrate-binding protein, whose protein sequence is MKQHWLPAFAGLGLSLCLLATQAHAEEEKVLNLYNWSDYFAPDTLSEFQKETGIKVRYDAYDSDETLQSKLLTGDSGYDLVWPTNDFMAKQIQAGAFRKLDKSKLPNLKYLDPALLKLMAQSDPGNQYGVPYMWGTVGVGYDRAKVSAILGKDMPADSMDLVFNPAIASRIAAHCGIGLQDSASTVLPLALRYVGRDPVNPTAQDYAVAQTMLLKVRPSIRLFVDSANANELIDGELCVMVGYSGAINLAAQRARELDRKRDIVYDIPSVGSLMWFDGMVIPKTAKHPENAQAFINYILRPDVVAKISNATRYANANLGALKLMDPTLVNNPSIYPSEQKKQTLFTPVVESPATARLEGRIWLGLKASKP
- the aguB gene encoding N-carbamoylputrescine amidase, whose product is MASRNITVASVQMASGSWTFEDNMATAERLIRAAAAQGANLVLCPELFMMPYFCLDQNVKHLELAEPFEGNPRIARFAKLAGELGIVLPIGFFERAGNAAYNSVAVADADGTVLGVYRKTHIPDGPGYTEKFYFTPGDTGFKVWDTRFGKIGIGICWDQWYPETARSLALMGAEILCFPTIIGSEPFSGDFDSAAHWQHTMQGHAAANMVPVVAANRIGREVGFGNGNPQQQGLAGVFYGSSFIADHTGAKLAEANRTDETILLHTFDLDAIRADRQSWGFFRDRRPEMYRTLLTSDGASSCYR
- a CDS encoding agmatine deiminase family protein, whose translation is MSRFDARRDGYRMPAEWETMHTTWLGWPILDGREDLWGSHYLKVCREFALVAQTIARYQRCVVTALHSEANAARELLGSTVEVLAVAAEDNWLRDCGPIFLVGEHGHLGAAAFRFNCWGEKYQPYDGCQQVAQDIARAAGAQIFNSHMVLEGGAFYVDGQGTLVTTESCLLHPNRNPHMSRAEIEAELKRMLGVEKIIWLPGNPDEVETNGHVDGIASFIAPGKMLCQSASPVQGDYFQVMRENRRALELATDAAGRRFELIDLPSPIVSERYGSERYCDCYANYILVNGAVISTAFGVEQDQAAREVFAQAFPERRVELLPIPTLSIGGGSIHCSTQQQPAVTVV
- a CDS encoding LysR family transcriptional regulator; this encodes MQRVPSLKLLMGFEAAARLGNFSRAADELHLSQSAISHQIQQLEEQLGQPLFRRIGRGVELTVAGEVLQRSVQRSMETLRSGLGRIATYLDPGLVVLVCPAPVLHGWLQPRLEQLQQVLPDLCPLLSTDESARYVDEIDVDLTIGARPMQQAGLLEVPFLQDEWVTVCATELAAKLARVPRAKHHLHTGLICLEENLTSESTGPIFRGQLAAFRMNAIYDDQRLVLDAVLRGRGIACLSRLVAQGSIDQGALTVLADYPRLPGMTWWLSRVAGPSRSPFVEQMYEWLLAQGKQADPGRGLEV